The region GCTGGGTTATCTGGCAGGCTGCTCTGACGCATGGCAAGACGGCTGCCAAGCCGCGCGTGAGCGCGGCCGAGAAGGCGGCGAAAGCCCAGCGCGCGCTGGAAATGTCTTCCGATGAAGCGACCGTGCGCAACAAGGTGCTCAATGAGGTGCTCGACGCCTTCAGCGGCGCCGATGGCGCGGCCGGCATGGAAGGCATACTGAAAGTAATCCAGGGCCTGAAGCAGAAGCAGAAGGCACTGGCCGACGACAAGAGCGAAGATTCAACGGCTTGAGGGGACGGCGATGCGTTATCGGCACTATAAAGGCGGCATTTACGAACTGGTGTGCGAAGCCACGCTGGAAGCGGATCTGACGCCGATGATCGTCTATCGCGCCGCCGACGGTTCCATCTGGACCCGGCCGAAAGACGTGTTCTTTCAACTGATCGAAGTCGAAGGCGTCATGGTCCAGCGTTTCGCTCCCATCAACTGATGGCCGCCTGCGTGCGTGCCCGGGATTCTTTCATGCGTCAATTGCTGCCTGCCGCTCTGGTGCTGGGCTTTGCCTGCGCCGCGGCGCATGCCGAAACCATCGGTTCGGTCGATACGGTATTTAAACTGATCGGCCCTGACCACAAGATCGTCGTCGAAGCGTATGACGACCCGCGCGTCGCTGGCGTCAGCTGCTACCTGTCGCGCGCCAAGACCGGCGGCATCAAGGGCGCCGTCGGTCTGGCCGAAGACAAGGCCGATGCATCCGTGGCCTGCCGCCAGGTGGGGCCGCTGCAATTCAAGGGCAAGCTGCCGCGCCAGGAAGAAGTGTTTACCGAGCGCGCCTCGATCTTCTTCAAGCACGTGCGCGTCGTGCGCATGGTCGACAGCAAGCGCAATGCGCTGGTCTACCTCGTGTATTCCGACCGCCTGATCGAAGGCAGTCCGAAAAACAGCGTCACCGCCGTCGCCGTGCCCGGCGACCAGCCGATTCCCGTCCGTTAAGCGAGCTTCCCATGCGCGTGCCATCGTCTGCTGCCCTTGCCGCCAGGACGCTGCTGCTGTTTGGCCTGGGCGGCTGCGCCACCCTGACGGGCAACACCGAGCAAATGGTGCTGGTGCAAACCATCCAGGACAACCGCGAGCTGACGGGCGCCGGCTGCATCCTCAGCAACGACGTGGGCAAGTGGTTCGTCACTACACCCGGCCGCATCACTATCCGCAAGAGCCAGGAACCGTTGAAGGTCGATTGCCGCAAGCACGGTTCACCCGCCATCGCGACGGACGACCATATCGACCCCAAGCTCAATGGCAGCGTCTGGGGCAATGTCATCCTGACCCTGGGCGTAGGCTATTTTGTCGACCGTAACACGGGCGCCGGCTTTGACTATCCATCGATTCTGACCATCGTCATGCAAGACCCCGCGCGCCTGGCGCCGCCGTCCGCGCCCGTCGCCGCGAAGCCGCAGCCGGCCGCCGTGCCGGAAACGGTGGTGCAGCCCAAGGTGGCGCCGTCGCCTTTGCCCAATCCCGTCGTCTACTGATTACTACACACGAAAAAAAGCCGCCAGGGTCAGTGACCATGGCGGCTGTCTTCTTGCGTTATCTTACACGCGGTTGATCAGGAACGTCGTCAGCAGGGGAACTGGACGACCGGTCGCGCCTTTTGCGCCGCCCGATTTCCATGCCGTGCCAGCGATGTCCAGATGCGCCCAGGTGTACTTCTTGGTGAAGTTTTCCAGGAAGGCCGCTGCCGTCACCGAACCGCCGCCTGGCGTGCCGATGTTGGCCAGGTCGGCGAAGTTCGACTTCAGCTGCTCGTTGTACGCTTCTTCGATCGGCATGCGCCATGCCGTGTCGCTCGACTGCTTGCCCGCTGCCAGCAATTCGTTGGCCAGCTGGTCATGCGCCGCATCGCTGCGCGTAAACAGGCCGCTGTTGTGGTGGCCCAGGGCGACCACGCAAGCGCCCGTCAGTGTGGCGATATCGACCACGGCTGCCGGCTTGAAGCGTTCGGCGTAGGTCAGCGCGTCGCACAGCACCAGACGGCCTTCGGCGTCCGTGTTCAGCACTTCGATGGTCAGGCCATTCATGGAGGTGACGATGTCGCCCGGCTTGGTGGCGCGGCCCGACGGCATGTTTTCGCAGGCGGCGATGACGCCGATGACGTTCAGCTTCAGGTTCATTTCGCCGATGGCGCGGAAGGTGCCCAGCACCGAGGCGGCGCCGCACATGTCGTACTTCATTTCATCCATGCCAGGACCGGCCTTGATCGAAATGCCGCCCGTGTCGAAGGTGATGCCCTTGCCGACCAGGACGACTGGCGCATCCTTGGCCTTGCCGCCCATGTGCTTCAGGACGATGAATTTCGGCGGCTGCTCGCTGCCGTTGGTGACGGACAGGAAGCTGCCCATTTTCAGCGCTTCGAGCTGTTTGCGGTCCAGTACTTCGACTTCGAACTTGTAATCCTTGGCCAGCTGCTTGGCCGTGTTGGCCAGGTAGGTCGGATTGGCGACGTTCGCCGGCAGGTCGCCCAGCTTGCGCGTCAGGTCGGAACCGTTGGCGATGGCGATGGCTTGCGCCAGCGCGCCGCGCGTCGCTGCTGTTGCGGGAGCGGCCAGGACGATCTTGCGCACGCCGGCTGGCGCCGGATCTTTTTTGCTTTTTTGCGAGTCGCAGCGGTATTCGCTGTCGTGGGCGGCTTGCACCACGCAACGGATTGCCCAATTTACGTCGCGCTCTTTCACTTCAGCCAGCGGTAATGCGATAATGGCGTCCGCAGCGCCCAGCGAGCCGAAGGCCTTCAGTGCAGCTTGTACGCCGGTCGTGAAGCTTTTTTCGCTGACAGTATCATCGCTGCCCATGCCTACCAGCAGAACACGTTCGGCGGCGACGCCATCGACTGCGCGCAGCAGCAAGGTGCTGCCAGGCTTGCCGCTGATGTCGCCGGACTTCAGCGCAGCCGAAATCGCACCCTTGCTGTCCAGCGATTTTGCCGCTGGCGACAGTTTTTTGTTTTCGAATACCGCAACCGCGATGCATCCGCTTTTGGCCGTGCCGAGGGTGCTCTTGGTATCGAATGCTTTTATGCTAAAGTCCATTTGGTTCTCCGTTTTCATTTACTAGTAACGTGTTACTCAACTAACTGACCCGAATTATAAACTCCGAATGATCTTTCAACGCGCCCTTCGACGTGAATTGGCTAGTGCCGCCGGGGCCACCTTCACAGTTTTGTTCAGCATCCTGCTCACCTGGATGCTGATCGGTATTCTCGGCAAGGCGGCGGGCGGCAAGATCGCGTCGTCCGACGTCATGTCGCTGATGGTTTTTTCCGCCCTGATGCAGCTGCCCACCATCATCATCCTCACCGGTTTCATTTCGGTGCTGATGGTTGTCACGCGCAGCTACAAGGAGTCGGAGATGGTGGTGTGGTTCGCCTCCGGCCTGAGCCTGTCGCGCTGGATCTGGCCCGTGCTCAGTTTCGGCCTGCCGCTGGTGCTGGCTACCGGCGTCCTGAGCCTGTACGCCACGCCGTGGGCGCAAAAGAAAAGCGATGAGTATGTAGCGCGCTTTGAAAAGCGCGAAGACCTGCAGAAAGTCACGCCGGGCCAGTTCCGCGAATCGGCCGGCAGCAACCGCATCTTCTTTGTCGAGGGCGTCAGCGGCGAAAAGACCGTTGTGCAAAACGTCTTCGTCAATACCGTCGATGAAAAAGGCAGCGCCGTCGTCGTCGTCGCCAAGGAAGGCGTGATCAATACCGACGCCAAGGGCGAACGCTTCCTGGTGCTCAAGAGCGGCCGCCGCTACCAGGGCGTGCCGATGCAAGCGGACTTCCAGACCATGGAGTTCGAACAGTACATCATGCGCATCGAGAGCAAGCAGCAGGAGCTGGGCGCGGAACTGGGCGTGCGCGCCATGAGCACCATGGCGCTGGTCGCCAATGCGAATCCCTACACCATGGCCGAATTGCTGTGGCGGGTCAGCGCGCCCCTGATCGGCCTGATGCTGATCCTGCTGGCCATTCCGCTGGGCTTTGTCAATCCGCGTGCCGGCAGTTCGACCAACCTGATTATCGCCTTGCTGATTTTCTTTACGTACAGCAACCTGATCAAGGTCATCGAAGCGAGCGTGAAGCAGGGCCGCCTGAGCTTTGGCCTGGCTTGGTGGCCGTTGCACCTGCTGGCGGCGCTGGCCGTGGTGGCGCTGTTCGCTTGGCGCCTGAATGTGAACCACCGCTATCATCCGCTGGTCCTGCTGGCGGCTTTCAAGCGCGCGCGCCGCGCCGGCAAACCAAGTAAAGCGGCATCGAAATGAAGATTTTACAGCGCTATTTTGCGGTCTCGATATTCCAGGCGGTGCTGTTCGTGCTGCTCGCTTTTTTGGCACTGCAAGCCTTCATCGACCTGACGGGCGAGCTGCCCAAGGTGGGCCGCAACGGCTATACCATCCAGTACGCCTTCCTGTATGTGCTGGTACTGGTGCCTGGTCATGTGTACGAGGTGATGCCGATCGCGGCGCTGATCGGCACCATTTATACGATGGCGCAGTTTGCCGCCAGTTCCGAATTTACCATCATGCGCGCATCGAGCATGTCGACGGCGATGGCGGCCGGTTTCCTGTTCCGCATCGGTATCGTCTTCGTCGTCATCACCTTCATCTTCGGCGAGTTGATCACGCCGCGCACGGAACCGCTGGCCGAACGCCTCAAGCTGACGTCGCGCGGCGCGGCCGTGTCGAGCGAGTTTCGCTCGGGCCTGTGGACCAAGGACATGGTCAAGAGCGAGGGCCTGACGGGCACCGTCACTGGCTCGCGCTTCTTCAATGTCGGCGAAGCGCGTCCGGACGGCCAGCTGAAAAACGTCAAGCTGTATGAGTTCGACACCGACATGCGCTTGCGCACCCTGACCGTGGCCAAGGGCGCGACGTATCAGGGCAATAATATCTGGCGCCTGACCGAGGTGACGGAAACCTCGTTCTCGAACAGCGCGGCCACTTCGCCCGGCTTCGAGCCGAAGCTGTCGAACTACTATGGACAGGAAACGAGCCTGGTGCACACGGTGCAAAGCGCCAGCAAGGACATGACGTCGGAAGTGACGCCGAAGATCCTGACGGTGTCGGCGTCCGATCCGGAGCGCATGTCGGCCAGCGAACTGGCCGTGTACACGCGCCACCTGGCCGAGAACAAGCAGGAAACGGAGCGCTTCCGCATCGCCTTCTGGAAAAAGCTGATCGATCCGCTGGCCATTTTCGTGCTGATGGCGCTGGCGCTGCCGTTCGCCTACATGCATACGCGCAGCGGCGGCATCAGCCTGAAGATCTTCATCGGCATCATGATCGGCGTCAGTTTCATGCTGGTCAACACGCTGTTCTCGCACCTTGGACTGCTCAGCACCTGGCCGGCCTTCCTGACGGCGGTGGCGCCGAGCGCGCTGTACCTGCTGCTGGCGCTGGGCGCCCTGTGGTGGGTGGAGCGGCACTGATGGAGACGAACGTGAAACAGGCACTGATCTTGTTTGCCCATGGCGCGCGCGCCGCATCGTGGGCCGCGCCTTTCGAGCGCCTGCGCGACCTGACCCAGGCGCGCATGCCTGCCACCAGCGTGCACCTGGCCTTCCTGGAGCTGATGACGCCGCGCCTGCCCGAACTGGTGGCGACCCTGCTGGCCGAGCTGCCCGCCGGCGCCATCCTGGACGTCACCGTGGTGCCGGTGTTCCTGGGGCAGGGCGGGCATGTGCTGCGCGACTTGCCGCTGTTGCTGGAAGAACTGCGCCAGCAGCATCCGGCACTGCGCCTGAAGGTGGTCGAGGCGGTGGGCGAGAACGCCAGCGTGCTCGCCGCCATCGCCGATTACTGCGTGGCGGCGCCAGGCTCCAGCATTCTCCCTTGAGCGGCATCGACATCGTCTACCTGTGGGTGGACGGCGCCGATCCCGCCTGGCGCACGCGCCGGCAGCGCGCTTATGCCGCCTGGGCGCAGGCGCATCCCGGCCAGCTGGCCCTGCATGGCAACGTGGCGGGGCGCTACCGCGACAACGGCGAACTGCGCTACAACCTGCGCGCGCTCGAGCGCTTCTTCCCCGGCCACGGCCACATCTACCTGCTGACGGACCGGCAAGTGCCCGACTGGCTGCGCGCCTCACCGCGCCTGACGGTGATCGACCATGCGAGCCTGATGCCCGCTGCATCCCTGCCGGTGTTCGACTCGGGCCATATCGAATCGTATCTGCACCATATTCCGGGCCTGTCCGAACGCTTCCTGTATCTGAACGACGACGTATTTTTCGGCGCGCCGTTCGAGCCCGCGTTCTGGTTCGGGGAGGAAGGGGAGGGGTGTTTGAGTGTGTTCACGGAGAGCGCGCTGCACGATGATCTGCAGGACTTGCGCGCCGATGTGGCCGCGCCAGCCAACTGCGCCACGTTGTCGCGGCAATGGCTGTCGGCGCAGTACGCCGGATACCTGCATGAACCGCGCCTGTATGCGCATGCGCCGCGCCCCATGCTGAAAAGCGCGCTGCATGCATTGGAAGGGCTGGCGCCGGCCATGTTTGCCGGCGTGCGCGCGACGGTGTTCCGCTCGTGGCAGGTGCCGGCATTGCTGCCCGACCTGGTGCCGCGCTGGATGGTGCATCAGGGGATTGCGCGCTCGCGCATGCTCGACCCGCTGCATATCGCCAGCGGCGATGTGCAGGCGCCGCGGCAGCTGGAGGAACTGGCGGCGCGTTTCGGCAGCTTGCCGTTTTTCTGCATCAACGATACCTGCGACGAGGCGGATGATGACGACCCGCGCCTGCTGCGCGTGGCCGCCACCTTGCAGCGGCTGCTGCCGCTGCCATCATCATTTGAAGGCGCTTAAGCCGATTTCTTCTTCGGCGCCAGGCTGATACGGGCGGCGGCCGAGCTGTCGGACAGTGAAGCGAGGAACAGCAGCAAATAGGCGCCCAGTTCGAAGACTTCTTCGCCGAGCAGCGCGTAAGCGTCCGGCATGCCATGGAAGACCTTCTTGTCGAACGGCCAGCCAGCCACCATCAGCAAGCCGCCGATGGCCGTCAGGATGGTGATGCGCATGCTGAAAATCAGGCCGGCATGGGCGAAGACCTTGCGCGCGCGCGGCGCGAAGAAGATCAGCAAGCGTATCAGGATCAGCAATTCCAGCACGCGCAGGGCTTTTTCCAGTTGCGCCCACGCGGGCGCCGTGCCGAACTGGTCGATATCGAGTTCGCGCAGCAGAAAGCCGAACAGCAGTGCGCACAAGCCTGCGTGCATGAGGAAGCGCAGCGACTGGCGGTCAGTCTCTTGCCAGGCGCGCACGCCGTGCACGGTGCAGGCGAGGGCCAGGAACAGCGCCTGCAGCCACTCCAGCAAATGGTTTTCGTCGTCGATATTCGGAAACACTGTCCACAGGGCGATGGAGGCGAGCATGCTGAGCAGCACAGCGCTGGCGACGCCGACATTGCTGCGGCTGAGCGAAGTCAGGGCTTCGCGCACGGAGGTGAAATTCATGTGTGATCGTAAGGCTAAAGTTGCGCGGCGCGGTATTGCAGCCTGCGGGCGCAGCTTTTTTCGGGGAGATTGCCAGTGCTTCCCGTCAGCCGGGAAACCGCATGGCAAGCGCTATGGCGGGGCGAAGCGTGAATTTATTGCTATCACGCAACAACTTCTCGAGAAAAGATGCGTCAGCATCGTATCATGTTTCCTCTGAAGACGTCGGTTACTGACTTTAAAGTCGGTAAAATACGCTGTGTTTAATCAGGCATGGCGCGCCAGAAGAGCGGCCGTTTTGTCGATGGCCTGATGCGCGCGCGCGGCCATGGCGTCGCCCAGCATCACCAGCACGGGGCCGTGGGTATCGCCCAGGCCACGCGCCAGGGCGCTCAGCGGCAGGCGCACGATGTGCTGGTCCGGGCGGCTGCAGTTTTCAATCACCACCACCGGGGTATCGGCGCGGCGGCCTTGCGCCAGCAGGCGCTGCGCCGTGGCGATGGCTTCGCGGCCACCCATGTATTGCACCAGGGTATCGCAGTCGGGAATGCGCGTCTGGTCAGGTTCGCCTGGCGCCGTGCTGGAAGTAAAGAAGGCGACGCTGCGCGACACGCCCCGCTTGGTCAGCGGCTGCTGCGTGGCCGCTGCCGCCGCCAGGGCCGTGGTGATGCCGGGCACCACTTCCACTTCGATGCCCGCCTCTTCCAGCGCGCGCAATTCCTCGTCGGCGCGGCCGAACAGCATGGGGTCGCCCCCTTTCAGTCGCACGACGACGGCGTGCTTGCGCGCGTTGTCTACTAATTGCTTGTTGATGAACGCCTGCGCCGTCGACAACTGGCCGCAGCGCTTGCCGACCAGGATTTTTTGCGCTTGCGGGCACAACTCCAGCATCTCTTCGGTGACCAGCGCGTCGTGCAGCACGACGTCCGCTTGCGCCAGCAGGCGCGCGCCGCGCAAGGTCATCAGGTCTTGCGCGCCGGGGCCGGCGCCGATCAGGTAGACCTTGCCGGGGAGAGATGGGGAGCTGTTCATGTGGCTGCCTTTCCTGGACGATGCGGGGTTAGAGGCGAACCATGCCGGCCGCGACCGTCTGGTGGGTGACTTCATCGATCAGGATGAAGGCACCGGTGGCGCGGATATCGGCATACGCGTCGGCCGCCAGCGCCTGCTGCACGTTCAGGCTGATGCGGGCGATATCGTTCAGCTTGAGGCCTTCGGCTGGATGGCGCTGCTGCGTATTGATGTCGAGGATCGATTCGATCGCCGTCACCTTGGCCGCCGTCTGCTTGGTGCCGTGCTTGATCCAGTACTTGCGGCGCAGGTCCAGCGCATCTTCCGATAGCCAGCACACGTCGGCCACCACTGTTTTCAGCAGGGTGGCAGGGCGCTCGCTGCTCGCCAGCAAGTCGCCGCGCGAAATGTCGAGGTATTCATTGAGCAGCAGGGTCACGGACTGGCCCACCACGGCGGTGCTCAGCGAGCCGTCCAGGGTGACGATATCCTTGACGGTGGCCGTCTGGCCCGATGGCTGCACCACGAGGGTGTCGCCGATGCTGACCTTGCCCGCCTCGATGCGGCCCATGTAGCCGCGGAAGTCGTTCGCTTCGTGGCCGTTGTGGCGCGCCACCAGCTGCACCGGGAAGCGGAAAGGCGTGTCGTGCGATTCGTCGTAGACGGACAAGGACTCAAGCAGCTCGATCAAAGTCGGGCCCGTGTACCAGCCCAGCTTGTCGCCGCGCTCGACGACGTTGTCGCCGGTGAGTGCCGAAAGGGGGATTGGCGTGATGTCCTTCAGGCCCAGCGACTGGGCGAATTCGCGGTAGGCCGCGACGATACGGTTGTATACCGTTTCATCGTAGTCGACGAGGTCCATCTTGTTGACGGCGACGACCACGTGCTCGATCTGCAGCAAGTGGGCGATCGTCGAATGGCGTTTGGTCTGGATCAGCAATTCCACGCTGCCGTCGTCGCCGAGTTTAACTTTCGACACGTCGATCAGGATGATGACGGCGTCAGCCGTGGAGGCGCCCGTGACCATGTTGCGCGTGTATTGCTCGTGGCCCGGCGTATCGGCGATGATGAATTTGCGTTTCGGCGTGGCAAAGTAACGGTAGGCCACGTCGATGGTGATGCCTTGCTCGCGTTCCGCTTCCAGGCCGTCCGTCAGCAGCGACAGGTCGACCGTGTCGCCCACCGTGCGCTTGTGCTTGGAGCGCGACATGGCGTCGAGCTGGTCGGCGAAGATGCCCTTGCTGTCGAACAGTAAACGGCCGATCAGGGTGCTCTTGCCGTCATCGACGGAACCGGCCGTAATAAAACGCAACATGCCGCGCTCTAAACTGTCGGTGGAGGTGGTGTTCTGGAGTGCTGCGTTCATTAGAAATACCCTGCTTTCTTGCGTTTTTCCATCGAGGCTTCGGAAGTCTGGTCATCCATGCGGGTGGCGCCACGTTCCGTGATTTGCGTGATTGCCGTCTCGGCGATGATGGCGTCGACCGTCGCCGCGTCGGACGATACGGGGCAGGTGCACGAGATATCGCCCACCGTGCGGAAGCGCACGACTTGCGTTTCCACGGTCTCTCCTTCGCGCGGCGGCGTCAGATCCGTCAGCGGCACCAATAAACCGTTGCGCGGGATCACCTGGCGCTCGTGCGCGAAGTAGATCGGCGGCAATTCCAGTTGTTCGCGGGCGATGTATTGCCACACGTCCAGTTCGGTCCAGTTCGAGATCGGGAAGACGCGCATGTTTTCACCAGGATGCACGCGGGTGTTATACAGGTCCCACAGTTCCGGACGCTGGGCTTTCGGGTCCCAGGCGCCGAATTCGTCGCGGAACGAGAAGATGCGTTCCTTGGCGCGGGCTTTTTCTTCGTCGCGGCGCGCTCCGCCGATGCAGGCGTCAAAACCGTGTTCGGCGATGGTTTCCAGTAAGGTCACGGCCTGCGCCGCATTGCGCGAATCCGTGGCCGGGTTGCGCAGGCGCACGGTGCCGCGCTTGATCGAGTCTTCCACGGAGC is a window of Janthinobacterium rivuli DNA encoding:
- the lptF gene encoding LPS export ABC transporter permease LptF, with product MIFQRALRRELASAAGATFTVLFSILLTWMLIGILGKAAGGKIASSDVMSLMVFSALMQLPTIIILTGFISVLMVVTRSYKESEMVVWFASGLSLSRWIWPVLSFGLPLVLATGVLSLYATPWAQKKSDEYVARFEKREDLQKVTPGQFRESAGSNRIFFVEGVSGEKTVVQNVFVNTVDEKGSAVVVVAKEGVINTDAKGERFLVLKSGRRYQGVPMQADFQTMEFEQYIMRIESKQQELGAELGVRAMSTMALVANANPYTMAELLWRVSAPLIGLMLILLAIPLGFVNPRAGSSTNLIIALLIFFTYSNLIKVIEASVKQGRLSFGLAWWPLHLLAALAVVALFAWRLNVNHRYHPLVLLAAFKRARRAGKPSKAASK
- a CDS encoding leucyl aminopeptidase, whose product is MDFSIKAFDTKSTLGTAKSGCIAVAVFENKKLSPAAKSLDSKGAISAALKSGDISGKPGSTLLLRAVDGVAAERVLLVGMGSDDTVSEKSFTTGVQAALKAFGSLGAADAIIALPLAEVKERDVNWAIRCVVQAAHDSEYRCDSQKSKKDPAPAGVRKIVLAAPATAATRGALAQAIAIANGSDLTRKLGDLPANVANPTYLANTAKQLAKDYKFEVEVLDRKQLEALKMGSFLSVTNGSEQPPKFIVLKHMGGKAKDAPVVLVGKGITFDTGGISIKAGPGMDEMKYDMCGAASVLGTFRAIGEMNLKLNVIGVIAACENMPSGRATKPGDIVTSMNGLTIEVLNTDAEGRLVLCDALTYAERFKPAAVVDIATLTGACVVALGHHNSGLFTRSDAAHDQLANELLAAGKQSSDTAWRMPIEEAYNEQLKSNFADLANIGTPGGGSVTAAAFLENFTKKYTWAHLDIAGTAWKSGGAKGATGRPVPLLTTFLINRV
- a CDS encoding stealth family protein: MSGIDIVYLWVDGADPAWRTRRQRAYAAWAQAHPGQLALHGNVAGRYRDNGELRYNLRALERFFPGHGHIYLLTDRQVPDWLRASPRLTVIDHASLMPAASLPVFDSGHIESYLHHIPGLSERFLYLNDDVFFGAPFEPAFWFGEEGEGCLSVFTESALHDDLQDLRADVAAPANCATLSRQWLSAQYAGYLHEPRLYAHAPRPMLKSALHALEGLAPAMFAGVRATVFRSWQVPALLPDLVPRWMVHQGIARSRMLDPLHIASGDVQAPRQLEELAARFGSLPFFCINDTCDEADDDDPRLLRVAATLQRLLPLPSSFEGA
- the cysD gene encoding sulfate adenylyltransferase subunit CysD, with product MSNILNQRHLDSLESEAIHIMREVAAESANPALLFSGGKDSVVLLRLAEKAFRPGKFPFPLVHIDTGHNFPEVITFRDKKVAELGERLIVGSVEDSIKRGTVRLRNPATDSRNAAQAVTLLETIAEHGFDACIGGARRDEEKARAKERIFSFRDEFGAWDPKAQRPELWDLYNTRVHPGENMRVFPISNWTELDVWQYIAREQLELPPIYFAHERQVIPRNGLLVPLTDLTPPREGETVETQVVRFRTVGDISCTCPVSSDAATVDAIIAETAITQITERGATRMDDQTSEASMEKRKKAGYF
- the lptG gene encoding LPS export ABC transporter permease LptG, coding for MKILQRYFAVSIFQAVLFVLLAFLALQAFIDLTGELPKVGRNGYTIQYAFLYVLVLVPGHVYEVMPIAALIGTIYTMAQFAASSEFTIMRASSMSTAMAAGFLFRIGIVFVVITFIFGELITPRTEPLAERLKLTSRGAAVSSEFRSGLWTKDMVKSEGLTGTVTGSRFFNVGEARPDGQLKNVKLYEFDTDMRLRTLTVAKGATYQGNNIWRLTEVTETSFSNSAATSPGFEPKLSNYYGQETSLVHTVQSASKDMTSEVTPKILTVSASDPERMSASELAVYTRHLAENKQETERFRIAFWKKLIDPLAIFVLMALALPFAYMHTRSGGISLKIFIGIMIGVSFMLVNTLFSHLGLLSTWPAFLTAVAPSALYLLLALGALWWVERH
- a CDS encoding DUF1653 domain-containing protein, translating into MRYRHYKGGIYELVCEATLEADLTPMIVYRAADGSIWTRPKDVFFQLIEVEGVMVQRFAPIN
- a CDS encoding sulfate adenylyltransferase subunit 1 — its product is MNAALQNTTSTDSLERGMLRFITAGSVDDGKSTLIGRLLFDSKGIFADQLDAMSRSKHKRTVGDTVDLSLLTDGLEAEREQGITIDVAYRYFATPKRKFIIADTPGHEQYTRNMVTGASTADAVIILIDVSKVKLGDDGSVELLIQTKRHSTIAHLLQIEHVVVAVNKMDLVDYDETVYNRIVAAYREFAQSLGLKDITPIPLSALTGDNVVERGDKLGWYTGPTLIELLESLSVYDESHDTPFRFPVQLVARHNGHEANDFRGYMGRIEAGKVSIGDTLVVQPSGQTATVKDIVTLDGSLSTAVVGQSVTLLLNEYLDISRGDLLASSERPATLLKTVVADVCWLSEDALDLRRKYWIKHGTKQTAAKVTAIESILDINTQQRHPAEGLKLNDIARISLNVQQALAADAYADIRATGAFILIDEVTHQTVAAGMVRL
- the cobA gene encoding uroporphyrinogen-III C-methyltransferase, giving the protein MNSSPSLPGKVYLIGAGPGAQDLMTLRGARLLAQADVVLHDALVTEEMLELCPQAQKILVGKRCGQLSTAQAFINKQLVDNARKHAVVVRLKGGDPMLFGRADEELRALEEAGIEVEVVPGITTALAAAAATQQPLTKRGVSRSVAFFTSSTAPGEPDQTRIPDCDTLVQYMGGREAIATAQRLLAQGRRADTPVVVIENCSRPDQHIVRLPLSALARGLGDTHGPVLVMLGDAMAARAHQAIDKTAALLARHA
- a CDS encoding sirohydrochlorin chelatase, with product METNVKQALILFAHGARAASWAAPFERLRDLTQARMPATSVHLAFLELMTPRLPELVATLLAELPAGAILDVTVVPVFLGQGGHVLRDLPLLLEELRQQHPALRLKVVEAVGENASVLAAIADYCVAAPGSSILP
- a CDS encoding CreA family protein — encoded protein: MRQLLPAALVLGFACAAAHAETIGSVDTVFKLIGPDHKIVVEAYDDPRVAGVSCYLSRAKTGGIKGAVGLAEDKADASVACRQVGPLQFKGKLPRQEEVFTERASIFFKHVRVVRMVDSKRNALVYLVYSDRLIEGSPKNSVTAVAVPGDQPIPVR